The following coding sequences are from one Paenibacillus stellifer window:
- a CDS encoding metalloregulator ArsR/SmtB family transcription factor: protein MQLDKIVNYHKALADPTRMRMLLLLSKGEMHGQALAEALGLSQPTVTHHAAKLRAAAMILERRDKNTVYFKLNPEFIRKGSEASLSFIFDKGAEEMDEISKDQSLQESVIRNFFSKEGKLRQIPAQYKKKLIALQHMAEQLQQGVTYSEKEINAFIKEYHEDFATIRREFIMHQFMYRENDVYELNPREMWTKWESVK, encoded by the coding sequence ATGCAGCTCGATAAAATTGTCAATTATCATAAAGCGCTGGCCGATCCTACCCGCATGCGGATGCTGCTTCTTCTGTCCAAGGGGGAGATGCACGGGCAGGCGCTGGCGGAAGCGCTCGGGCTGTCCCAACCCACGGTAACCCATCATGCGGCCAAGCTGCGCGCCGCAGCGATGATCCTGGAACGCAGGGACAAGAACACCGTGTACTTCAAGCTCAATCCGGAGTTTATCCGGAAGGGGAGCGAGGCGTCGTTATCCTTTATTTTTGACAAGGGGGCAGAAGAAATGGATGAGATCAGCAAGGATCAGAGCCTGCAGGAGTCAGTGATCCGCAACTTTTTCTCCAAAGAAGGGAAGCTGCGGCAGATTCCGGCACAGTACAAGAAGAAGCTGATTGCCCTCCAGCATATGGCGGAGCAGTTGCAGCAGGGGGTGACTTACAGCGAGAAGGAGATCAACGCTTTTATCAAGGAGTACCATGAAGATTTCGCGACCATACGCCGTGAGTTCATTATGCACCAGTTTATGTATAGAGAGAACGATGTCTATGAGCTGAATCCAAGAGAGATGTGGACGAAATGGGAATCCGTCAAATAA